The sequence AGCGCGTCCTCGGCCAGCGTCACTACGACGTGCAGATGATGGGCGGCGCCGCGCTCCACCTCGGCTATGTGGCCGAGATGAAGACCGGTGAGGGCAAGACCCTCGTCGGCACCCTGCCCGCGTATCTGAACGCCCTGTCCGGGGACGGCGTCCACCTCATCACGGTCAACGACTACCTGGCCGAGCGCGACTCCGAGATGATGGGCCGCGTCCACAAGTTCCTGGGCCTGAGCGTCGGCTGCATCCTCGCCAACATGACGCCGGCACAGCGCCGCGAGCAGTACGCGTGCGACATCACCTACGGCACGAACAACGAGTTCGGCTTCGACTACCTGCGCGACAACATGGCGTGGTCGAAGGACGAGCTGGTGCAGCGCGGCCACAACTTCGCCATCGTGGACGAGGTCGACTCCATCCTCATCGACGAGGCCCGCACCCCGCTCATCATCTCCGGCCCGGCCGACCAGGCCACCAAGTGGTACGGCGACTTCGCCAAACTGGTCACCCGCCTCAAGCGCGGCGAGGCCGGCAACCCGCTCAAGGGCATGGAGGAGACCGGCGACTACGACGTCGACGAGAAGAAGCGCACGGTCGCCATCCACGAGTCCGGCGTCAGCAAGGTCGAGGACTGGCTGGGCATCGACAACCTCTACGAGTCGGTGAACACCCCGCTCGTGGGTTACCTGAACAACGCCATCAAGGCCAAGGAACTGTTCAAGCGCGACAAGGACTACGTCGTCATCGACGGCGAAGTCATGATCGTCGACGAGCACACCGGCCGTATCCTCGCCGGCCGCCGCTACAACGAGGGCATGCACCAGGCGATCGAGGCGAAGGAAGGGGTGGAGATCAAGGACGAGAACCAGACGCTCGCCACGATCACCCTGCAGAACTTCTTCCGTCTCTACAAGAAGCTGTCCGGCATGACCGGTACGGCGATGACCGAGGCCGCCGAGTTCCACCAGATCTACAAGCTCGGTGTGGTCCCGATCCCGACCAACAAGCCGATGGTCCGCAAGGACCAGTCGGACCTGATCTACCGCACCGAGGTGGCCAAGTTCGAGGCGGTCGTCGACGACATCGCCGAGAAGAACGAGAAGGGCCAGCCGATCCTCGTCGGCACGACCTCCGTCGAGAAGTCGGAGTACCTCTCGCAGCAGCTCAGCAAGCGCGGCATCCAGCACGAGGTGCTGAACGCCAAGCACCACGAGCGCGAGGCGCAGATTGTGGCCCAGGCGGGCCGCAAGGGCGCGGTGACGGTGGCCACCAACATGGCCGGCCGTGGTACGGACATCAAGCTCGGCGGCAACCCCGAGGACCTCGCCGAGGCGGAGCTGCGCCAGCGCGGCCTCGATCCCGAGGAGCACATCGAGGAGTGGGCCGCGGCCCTGCCCGCCGCCCTGAAGAAGGCCGAGCAGGCCGTCAAGGCGGAGAAGGAGGAGGTCGAGGCGCTCGGCGGCCTCTACGTCCTCGGTACCGAGCGGCACGAGTCGCGGCGCATCGACAACCAGCTGCGCGGCCGTTCCGGCCGTCAGGGCGACCCGGGCGAGTCCCGCTTCTACCTCTCGCTGGGCGACGACCTGATGCGCCTGTTCAAGGCCCAGATGGTCGAGCGCGTGATGTCCATGGCGAACGTGCCGGACGACGTGCCGATCGAGAACAAGATGGTCACCCGCGCGATCGCGTCCGCTCAGGCCCAGGTCGAGACGCAGAACTTCGAGACCCGCAAGAACGTCCTGAAGTACGACGAGGTGCTCAACCGGCAGCGCGAGGTCATCTACGGCGAGCGCCGCCGCGTCCTGGAGGGCGAGGACCTGCACGAGCAGATCCGCCACTTCATGGACGACACGATCGAGGCGTACGTCCACGCGGAGACCTCCGAGGGCTTCCCCGAGGACTGGGACCTGGACCGGCTGTGGGGCGCGTTCCGGCAGCTGTACCCGGTGAAGGTCACCGTCGAGGAGCTGGAGGAGGCGGCCGGCGACCGCGCCGGTCTGACCGCCGAGTTCATCACCGAGTCCATCAAGGAAGACATCCACGAGCAGTACGAGGCCCGCGAGGCGCAGCTCGGCTCCGAGATCATGCGGGAGCTGGAGCGCCGGGTCGTGCTGTCGGTCCTGGACCGCAAGTGGCGCGAGCACCTCTACGAGATGGACTACCTCCAGGAGGGCATCGGTCTGCGCGCGATGGCGCAGAAGGACCCGCTGGTCGAGTACCAGCGCGAGGGCTTCGACATGTTCACCGCGATGATGGACGGCATCAAGGAGGAGTCCGTCGGCTACCTGTTCAACCTGGAGGTCCAGGTCGAGCAGCAGGTCGAGGAGGTCCCGGTCGAGGCGCAGCCGGCCGGTGAGGGCGTGCAGGACACGGTGCCGGCGCAGGCGGGCGGGCGTCCGGAGATCCGCGCCAAGGGGCTGGACGTCCCGCAGCGCCGGGAACTGCACTTCTCCGCGCCGACGGTCGACGGCGAGGGCGGCATCGTCGAGCGGGACCTGGAGGACGAGGAGCCGGTGCGCTCGGAGTCGGACGGGCTGACCCGGGCGGAGCGGCGGCGGCAGGCCAAAGGCGGCCGGCGTCGCAAGAAGTAGCGCCGGGGCCTGAGAAGGGCCGGCGTTGTCGGAAGGGTCGGGTTTCCGTTTCCGGAGCCCGGCCCTTTTCGGTGTCCGGGGGCGGTGGGCTCGCCGGGGGCGTCACGCGGGGCCTGTTTCCACCGCCGTGCAGCGCCAGCGCAGGTCCCGGCCTCGTTCCAGGCGGAAGGCCATGGCGCGCAGGCGTTCGCCGGTGGCGATGCGGGCGAAGACCTCCAGGGTGCCCTCGCCGGCGACGTAGTAGCCGATGTCGTGGACGACCGGGCGGGCGCCGCGGGTGCGCAGGGGGCTGCGTTCGGCGAGGCGGGCCAGATCGTCGTAGGCGTGGCCCGCCGTGTGGCGGAGCATCCAGTGGACGGGCCGCTGGCCGCTGAGGACGGCGAGCAGGCGGTCGGCGAAGAGGTCGGTGGGGCGGGGCTGCCGTGGGGCCGTCTCCGGCGCCGTACGGGGCCTGTCGGCGCGCGTGGCCGCCGGGCGGCTCGGCATGCGGGGCGGGGCGCCGCCGGGACGGCGGGTGTCCCGGCGGGTCGGCGGACGGTGGCGCGGGCGGGGCTGGACGGCACGGCTCATGACCTTGTTCATGGGGGACCCCGTTCGGCGGGCCCGGGGGATACCGGGCGGTAACCAAGTGGTGGGGATCTTGTACGGGGTGCGGGAGACGCGGGCAAGCCGGGCGCGACCGGCGGACGAGGCCGGAAAAGTTCACCTATCAGGGTGAGGCGAGGAGCCCGGAGCCCGTGGACAGGCGGGTGGAGAGGGTGAATCGAGGGCCTGGAGCTGACGGTTCGGCGGGGGTGGGGAGGGGCTCGAAAGGGGACGGGCGCACGTATCCTGAAGGCCCTCCGGGAGACGCGCCCGCCGCTCTCCCCGGGGCCCCAGCGGAGCCTTTGACCAGGAAAGAGCGGCCAGCATGCGCGTCTACGTCCCCCTGACCCTCCCCGCTCTCGCCGAGGCGCACAGGACGGGCGGGCTGGGGAACGCCCCCTTCGTCGCGTACGCCGTCACGCCCGCCCTGCGCGAGTGGTACCTCTCCGAGGACATCGAGGAACTGGAGTACGCGGCGCTCGGCCGGGCCGCGCTGGCCTCCCTGCGGCTGCTGGCGGCGGACCCGGAGGCGGTACGGCGCCGGGTCGTGGTCGCGGTGGACGTGCCCGACGGTGCCGCGAGCGCCGACCCGGACCGCGGGCTGGAACCGGCAGCCCTCGGCGAGGTGACCGTGCGGGTCTCGGTGCCGCTGGCCAAGGCGGCCTCCGTGCACGTCGACGCCGAGGACGCGGAGCCGGACGTGGCCGCGGCGGCGCAGGCGCTGAAGGCGGCGGACGGCGGGGACGACGACGCCCGGTTCGTCGTGGACGGCGCGGACGACCACGAGCTGCTGTGGTACGCCACGCAGGAGATCCCCAACCTGGTCGGACAGGGCTGACCTGGACCGATGCCGTGATTGTCGGTGGCGGCGGGTACGGTCTTGGACATGGGGACGCACGCTGTGCACATCGTCTGGGACTGGAACGGAACCCTCTTCCACGACATCGACGCGGTCATCGGGGCGACGAACGCCGCCTTCGCCGAGCTGGGGCTCGCGCCGATCACACTGGAGCAGTACCGCTCGCTGTACTGCGTGCCGGTGCCGAAGTTCTACGAGCGGCTGCTCGGCCGGCTGCCGAGCGACGCCGAGTGGGAGCTGATGGACGGCACCTTCCACCGGCACTACACCGAGCACCGGGTGCGGTGCGGGCTGACCGAGGGGGCCAGGGAGCTGCTCTCCGGGTGGCGGTCGGACGGACACAGCCAGTCGCTGCTGAGCATGTACGGGCACGAGGAGCTGCTGCCGCTGGTGCGGGGCTTCGGCATCGAGGCGCACTTCCTGCGGGTCGACGGGCGCACCGGGCCGTCCGGCGGCAGCAAGGCCGAGCACATGGTGCGGCATCTGCAGGCGCTGGCGGGGGTGGCGGAGCCGGAGCGGACCGTGGTGATCGGGGACGCGGTGGACGACGCGCTCGCGGCACGGCACGTGGGGGCGCGGGCCGTGCTGTACAGCGGCGGATCGCACAGCCGGGCCAGTCTGGAAGGGGCCGGGGTGCCGGTGGTGGACACACTGGCCGAGGCGGTCGCGGAGGCGCGGAGGACAGCGGCCTGACCGCACGGCGAGGCGTGCCCGGCACGGACGCGGGAAGCCCCGCGGACGCCCGCCGCCCCGCGCCGTACCGTCCGCCTCACCGGCCCAGACGCGGCCCGGGCTCCGCGCGGCGTGCCCACCGCCCCGGACGCTGCCCGGGTCCGCGGCGTGCCCACCGCCCCGGACGCTGCCCGGGTCCGCGACGCGTCCGCCGCCTCACCGCTTCAGACGCCGCTGAGCCCCGGCGACGCGGCCCGGACTCCGTGACGCGTGACGCCGCCCCGCGACGTGCCCGCTGCCTCACCGGCCCAGGCGCCGCCCGGGCCCGCGACGCGGCCCGGCCCCGCGCGGCGTGCCCGCCGTCCCGGACGCTGCCCGGGTCCGCGACGCGTCCTCCGCCCGACCGGCCCAGACGCCGCCGAGCCCCGGCGACGAGGACTCCGTGACGTGTGACGCCGCGCCCGCGACGTGCCGTCCGCCCACCGCCCCGGACGCCGCCCGGTTCCCGCGGCGCGTCCGCCGCTCCGCGAAGCGATCACCGCCCCACCGCCGCAGACGCCGCCAAGGCCCCGTCACGCGGCCACCACCCCGTGACGCGGCCCGGTTTCGCCGTGAGGCCGGTTGCGCGGTCTCAGTTTGCCGGTGCGGTCGCCCGCAGTACCTTCAGGAACTCCCGCATCCACGCCGGGTGGTCCGGCCAGGCGCGGGAGGAGACCAGGGTGCCGTCGACGACCGCCTCGGTGTCCTGGAAGTCCGCGCCGGCCGCCTGCATGTCGGGTTCCAGCGCCGGGTAGGCCGTCACCCGGCGGCCCCGCAGGGAGTCGACCGCGGCGGTGAGCAGCGGGCCGTGGCAGATCTGGGCGACGGGCTTGTCCGCGTCGAAGAACGCCTTGAGGATCTTGCGCAGTTCCGCGTCGTTGCGCAGATACTCGGGCGCCCGCCCGCCGGGGATCACCAGGGCCGCGTAGGCACCTGGGTCGACCTCGGCGAACGCCAGGTCGGCCGGCCAGGTGTAGCCGGGCTTCTCGGTGTACGTGTCGTAGCCGGGTTCGAAGTCGTGGACGACGAAGCGGAGCGTCTTGCGGGTGGGGGCCGCGATGTGGACCTCGTAGCCTTCCTCGCGCAGCCGCTGGTAGGGGTAGAACACCTCCAGGGACTCCGCCGCGTCTCCGGTGACGATGAGGATCTTCGTGGGCATGTCGGCTCCTCGCAGACTCCGTGCATGAGGGTGGAACTCCGGCCTCCGCGGTGGGACGCTGGACTCCGGCACCGTGCCCCCGCCGGGCGCGCTTGCCAAGAGGGCCCGGTGCTTTTCAGAGTGCGGCGGCGGACGCGGGGACGCGACCGGATGACCCGGGAGCCCGGCCCGGACGGCCGGCCCCACCGGATGGCCGGATACGTCACCCGCCCTCACACCGCCGCTGTGCAGAACGTCAAACTTCACCGCTCGGTTTTGTACACATGCGGCTCATGACGCGCCCCGGGGCAAGAGCGATAGCCTTGTGGCGTGATCAGCGCGATATCCCGCGGGGGCGATCATGCTCCCGCCCTGCGCCCGGGTTGCACGGCTTATCTCCGTGACCGGGCGGCGGTCGCTGGTCTTCGCGGGCGGGACGGGGGCGCCGATGCCCCCGGGGCGCCGAGAACGGTCCGGATCACGACGCTGCCGAGAGCAGCGTCACACCCGGCCGGCGTCATGAAATTGGCCGAATCATCCCCGCTCATCTCACCTCGCGGCATACCGTCGGAAGCGACCGGACACCCCGGGACGTGGCGTTGTGTCGCAAGGGAAGAGACAGAACTTCCTTCTACGTCACGCAACGGCGCGCGACAGGAGCCAGAGGACAATGCAGACCAAGCTGGACGAAGCCAAGGCCGAGCTGCTCGAAAGGGCCGCACGGGTAGCTGAGAACAGCCCGGTCGGGGGGCACCTACCGACCGGGACGACGAGCGAGGGCACCCCCGGCACCCCGGACAGCGAATCCGTGCTCGCGTTCCTCCAGCGCTACTACCTGCACACCGCGCCGGAAGACCTCGCCGACCGCGACCCGGTCGACGTCTTCGGCGCCGCGGTCTCGCACTACCGGCTCGCCGAGACCCGCCCGCAGGGCACCGCGAACGTACGGGTGTACACCCCGACCGTGGAAGAGAACGGCTGGACGTGCAGCCACACGGTCGTGGAGGTCGTCACCGACGACATGCCCTTCCTCGTGGACTCGGTCACCAACGAGCTGACGCGGCAGGGGCGTGGCATCCACGTCGTCATCCACCCGCAGTTCGTGGTCCGCCGCGACCTGACCGGCAAGCTGCTGGAGGTGCTGCCGACCCCGCCCGTCGGCGAGGAGCTGCCGCACGACGCGCACATCGAGTCCTGGATCCACGTCGAGATCGACCGGGAGACCGACCGCGCCGACCTGAAGCAGATCGCCGCCGACCTGCTGCGCGTGCTGTCCGACGTGCGCGAGGCCGTCGAGGACTGGCAGAAGATGCGGGACGCGGCGACCCGGATCGCCGACGGCCTGGGCAGCGAGCCCGTCCCCGCCGACCTGCCCCGCCCCGAGGTCGGGGAGGCCCGCGAGCTGCTGCACTGGCTGTCCGCTGACCACTTCACCTTCCTCGGCTACCGCGAGTACCGGCTGCGCGACGACGACACGCTCGCCGCCGTGCCCGGCACCGGTCTCGGCATACTGCGCTCGGACCCGCACCACGCCAAGGAGGACCAGCACCCGGTCAGCCCCTCCTTCGAGCGCCTCCCGGCCGACGCCCGCGCCAAGGCCCGCGAGCACAAGCTGCTGGTGCTGACCAAGGCCAACAGCCGGGCCACCGTGCACCGGCCGTCGTACCTGGACTACATCGGCGTCAAGAAGTTCGACGCGGACGGCAACGTCGTCGGCGAGCGCCGCTTCCTCGGCCTGTTCTCCTCCGCCGCGTACACCGAGTCCGTGCGCCGGGTGCCGGTGATCCGCCGCAAGGTGGACGAGGTCCTGGCCCGGGCCGGCTTCTCGCCGCACAGCCACGACGGCCGCGACCTGCTCCAGATCATGGAGACCTACCCGCGCGACGAGCTGTTCCAGACGCCGGTCGCCGAACTC comes from Streptomyces sp. SCL15-4 and encodes:
- the secA gene encoding preprotein translocase subunit SecA, which gives rise to MSVLSKIMRAGEGKILRKLHRIADQVNSIEEDFVDLSDAELRALTEEYKQRYADGETLDDLLPEAFATVREAAKRVLGQRHYDVQMMGGAALHLGYVAEMKTGEGKTLVGTLPAYLNALSGDGVHLITVNDYLAERDSEMMGRVHKFLGLSVGCILANMTPAQRREQYACDITYGTNNEFGFDYLRDNMAWSKDELVQRGHNFAIVDEVDSILIDEARTPLIISGPADQATKWYGDFAKLVTRLKRGEAGNPLKGMEETGDYDVDEKKRTVAIHESGVSKVEDWLGIDNLYESVNTPLVGYLNNAIKAKELFKRDKDYVVIDGEVMIVDEHTGRILAGRRYNEGMHQAIEAKEGVEIKDENQTLATITLQNFFRLYKKLSGMTGTAMTEAAEFHQIYKLGVVPIPTNKPMVRKDQSDLIYRTEVAKFEAVVDDIAEKNEKGQPILVGTTSVEKSEYLSQQLSKRGIQHEVLNAKHHEREAQIVAQAGRKGAVTVATNMAGRGTDIKLGGNPEDLAEAELRQRGLDPEEHIEEWAAALPAALKKAEQAVKAEKEEVEALGGLYVLGTERHESRRIDNQLRGRSGRQGDPGESRFYLSLGDDLMRLFKAQMVERVMSMANVPDDVPIENKMVTRAIASAQAQVETQNFETRKNVLKYDEVLNRQREVIYGERRRVLEGEDLHEQIRHFMDDTIEAYVHAETSEGFPEDWDLDRLWGAFRQLYPVKVTVEELEEAAGDRAGLTAEFITESIKEDIHEQYEAREAQLGSEIMRELERRVVLSVLDRKWREHLYEMDYLQEGIGLRAMAQKDPLVEYQREGFDMFTAMMDGIKEESVGYLFNLEVQVEQQVEEVPVEAQPAGEGVQDTVPAQAGGRPEIRAKGLDVPQRRELHFSAPTVDGEGGIVERDLEDEEPVRSESDGLTRAERRRQAKGGRRRKK
- a CDS encoding Rv3235 family protein — its product is MNKVMSRAVQPRPRHRPPTRRDTRRPGGAPPRMPSRPAATRADRPRTAPETAPRQPRPTDLFADRLLAVLSGQRPVHWMLRHTAGHAYDDLARLAERSPLRTRGARPVVHDIGYYVAGEGTLEVFARIATGERLRAMAFRLERGRDLRWRCTAVETGPA
- a CDS encoding DUF6912 family protein translates to MRVYVPLTLPALAEAHRTGGLGNAPFVAYAVTPALREWYLSEDIEELEYAALGRAALASLRLLAADPEAVRRRVVVAVDVPDGAASADPDRGLEPAALGEVTVRVSVPLAKAASVHVDAEDAEPDVAAAAQALKAADGGDDDARFVVDGADDHELLWYATQEIPNLVGQG
- a CDS encoding HAD family hydrolase, giving the protein MGTHAVHIVWDWNGTLFHDIDAVIGATNAAFAELGLAPITLEQYRSLYCVPVPKFYERLLGRLPSDAEWELMDGTFHRHYTEHRVRCGLTEGARELLSGWRSDGHSQSLLSMYGHEELLPLVRGFGIEAHFLRVDGRTGPSGGSKAEHMVRHLQALAGVAEPERTVVIGDAVDDALAARHVGARAVLYSGGSHSRASLEGAGVPVVDTLAEAVAEARRTAA
- a CDS encoding DJ-1/PfpI family protein; translation: MPTKILIVTGDAAESLEVFYPYQRLREEGYEVHIAAPTRKTLRFVVHDFEPGYDTYTEKPGYTWPADLAFAEVDPGAYAALVIPGGRAPEYLRNDAELRKILKAFFDADKPVAQICHGPLLTAAVDSLRGRRVTAYPALEPDMQAAGADFQDTEAVVDGTLVSSRAWPDHPAWMREFLKVLRATAPAN